From Streptomyces cyaneogriseus subsp. noncyanogenus, the proteins below share one genomic window:
- a CDS encoding MFS transporter: MAQPTALRERPEAASSIGDRIDRMPVTPTHRRLTAVVGVGLLFDTFENNLAGTISQVLQEDFAFNGTTLKLVLASAFIGQFFGSVVLGRVADRYGRRRAFLINLALYSGFSLLGAFSPNAAWLIVTRFFAGVGIGAEQSLSDCYLADVLPAKQRGRYTAWAYTLAFCGVPAVGFAALWLVPLSPLGIDGWRWLFVLGAAGSAVVWMLRRNLIESPRWLAANGKQREAEELVARMEAEVPGAERAERAQTPAAPAARPAAPPARMRDVFQPRFRRRTAMLWLFCTLSVVGYYGFGALAPQILAAKGYDVVTSIGFTAVSFLGYPIGALLSVPVMDRVERKRLVALSAAAMALSGLGFAYAGSATFIMALGILYTLVSNVFSTVSHVYLAEQYPTPIRAAATGLAYSLSKLSAAALPFALLPVLDAYGPGPMFGVIAGAMGALVAVVLLLGGRTTGVSVDRD; encoded by the coding sequence ATGGCACAACCGACGGCGCTGCGCGAAAGACCCGAGGCGGCGTCCTCCATCGGCGACCGGATCGACCGGATGCCCGTGACCCCGACCCACCGCAGACTCACCGCCGTGGTCGGTGTCGGCCTGCTCTTCGACACCTTCGAGAACAACCTCGCCGGCACCATCTCCCAAGTCCTCCAAGAGGACTTCGCCTTCAACGGCACCACCCTCAAACTCGTCCTCGCCTCGGCGTTCATCGGGCAGTTCTTCGGCTCCGTGGTCCTCGGCCGCGTCGCCGACCGCTACGGCAGACGCCGCGCCTTCCTCATCAACCTCGCCCTGTACTCCGGCTTCTCCCTGCTCGGCGCGTTCTCCCCCAACGCCGCCTGGCTGATCGTCACCCGCTTCTTCGCCGGAGTCGGCATCGGCGCCGAACAGTCCCTCTCCGACTGCTACCTGGCCGACGTCCTGCCCGCCAAACAACGCGGCCGCTACACCGCCTGGGCCTACACCCTGGCCTTCTGCGGAGTACCCGCCGTCGGCTTCGCCGCGCTGTGGCTGGTCCCGCTCAGCCCGCTGGGCATCGACGGCTGGCGCTGGCTGTTCGTGCTCGGCGCCGCCGGCTCGGCCGTCGTGTGGATGCTGCGCCGCAACCTCATCGAGTCCCCGCGCTGGCTGGCCGCCAACGGCAAGCAGCGCGAGGCCGAAGAGCTGGTGGCGCGCATGGAGGCCGAGGTGCCCGGCGCCGAGCGGGCCGAGCGGGCCCAGACCCCGGCCGCGCCCGCCGCCCGCCCCGCGGCGCCGCCCGCCCGCATGCGCGACGTGTTCCAGCCCCGCTTCCGGCGGCGCACCGCCATGCTGTGGCTCTTCTGCACCCTCTCGGTGGTCGGCTACTACGGCTTCGGCGCGCTCGCCCCGCAGATCCTGGCCGCCAAGGGATACGACGTGGTGACCAGCATCGGCTTCACCGCCGTGTCCTTCCTCGGCTACCCGATCGGCGCGCTGCTGTCGGTGCCCGTGATGGACCGCGTGGAACGCAAACGGCTCGTCGCCCTGTCGGCCGCGGCCATGGCCCTGTCCGGACTGGGCTTCGCCTACGCCGGATCCGCCACGTTCATCATGGCCCTCGGCATCCTCTACACCCTGGTGAGCAACGTCTTCTCCACCGTCAGCCACGTCTACCTGGCCGAGCAGTACCCCACCCCGATCCGCGCGGCGGCCACCGGACTGGCCTACTCGCTGTCCAAACTCAGCGCCGCCGCCCTGCCCTTCGCCCTGCTGCCGGTCCTCGACGCCTACGGCCCCGGCCCCATGTTCGGCGTCATCGCCGGCGCCATGGGCGCCCTGGTGGCCGTGGTCCTGCTGCTGGGAGGCCGCACCACCGGCGTCTCCGTCGACCGGGACTGA
- a CDS encoding acyl carrier protein yields MADREPVMSESEILGWLTERLGTQVSLPISQINPDVPYVEYGLDSVAALGLFGDIEERFGLVLDPSVALEYSTLASMAAFLAVEQSEVVHS; encoded by the coding sequence ATGGCGGACAGGGAGCCGGTCATGTCCGAGAGCGAGATTCTCGGCTGGCTCACGGAGAGGCTGGGCACCCAGGTGTCCCTGCCGATTTCGCAGATCAACCCCGACGTCCCGTACGTCGAGTACGGCCTTGACTCGGTGGCGGCGCTGGGTCTGTTCGGCGACATCGAGGAGAGGTTCGGTCTCGTTCTCGACCCGAGCGTCGCCCTGGAGTACTCGACCCTGGCTTCGATGGCGGCGTTCCTGGCCGTCGAGCAGAGCGAGGTCGTCCACAGCTGA
- a CDS encoding flavin reductase family protein — MSPAQEQTPAVTDAQAFKDAMALLAAPVSVVTALDAAGRRWGFTASSVSSVSLDPPLLMVGIALTSSCHTAMAQAGQFVVNLLGEHHRPIAQRFATSGVDRFAAGDFGAWEGDAALPYLPDAKVLLRCRTVDVIRAGDHDLLLGTPQQIRIRDESAPPLLWYQRAFHTPVPAGATV, encoded by the coding sequence ATGAGTCCAGCCCAGGAACAGACACCGGCCGTCACCGACGCCCAGGCCTTCAAGGACGCCATGGCGCTCCTGGCCGCCCCCGTCTCGGTGGTCACCGCCCTCGACGCGGCCGGCCGCCGCTGGGGGTTCACCGCGAGCTCGGTGTCCTCGGTCTCCCTCGACCCGCCCCTGCTGATGGTCGGCATCGCCCTCACCTCCAGCTGCCACACCGCCATGGCCCAGGCCGGCCAGTTCGTCGTCAACCTGCTCGGCGAACACCACCGCCCCATCGCCCAGCGCTTCGCCACCAGCGGCGTGGACCGCTTCGCCGCCGGCGACTTCGGCGCCTGGGAAGGCGACGCGGCCCTGCCCTACCTGCCGGACGCCAAAGTGCTCCTGCGCTGCCGCACCGTCGACGTCATCCGCGCCGGCGACCACGACCTGCTGCTCGGCACCCCCCAGCAGATCCGCATCCGCGACGAATCGGCGCCGCCCCTGCTGTGGTACCAGCGCG
- a CDS encoding bifunctional lysylphosphatidylglycerol flippase/synthetase MprF, with protein sequence MSSTPTLENTAPGKTALNDTVLHAISTHTQAENPSAFLAMSRGTSAFTAPGLDGVIAYRKAGRYLVQFGGPFAAADSYRPLLDRFVAHAHGQGLRVVGAQLQRHDAQAYAERGFTVNQFGSSWAVHLPDFTLRGTRFMRMRNKISRAFRSGLQVREVPAEDMAGAIREIDTAWLGSKGADARPLEFLVGELGGPAQQHRRLFVGTIDSRPVGYISYSPVYGSRAGWMHDLSRRIPDGTPGLMEAINSHVIDIFRAEGAQWLHFGFTPFTGLDAANELPGHSPSFQWLMHFLWEQGAALYPAQTQLAYKEKWAPQAPITEYVAFDGPASVAAFAHIFRACNAF encoded by the coding sequence GCCGAGAACCCCAGCGCCTTCCTGGCGATGAGCCGGGGCACCAGCGCCTTCACCGCCCCCGGCCTCGACGGCGTCATCGCCTACCGCAAGGCAGGCCGGTACCTCGTCCAGTTCGGCGGCCCGTTCGCCGCCGCCGACTCCTACCGCCCGCTGCTGGACCGGTTCGTCGCCCACGCCCACGGACAGGGCCTGCGGGTCGTGGGCGCCCAGCTCCAGCGCCACGACGCGCAGGCCTACGCCGAACGCGGCTTCACCGTCAACCAGTTCGGCTCCTCCTGGGCGGTGCACCTGCCGGACTTCACCCTGCGCGGCACCCGGTTCATGCGCATGCGCAACAAGATCTCCCGGGCCTTCCGCAGCGGCCTGCAGGTCAGGGAGGTCCCCGCCGAGGACATGGCCGGAGCCATCCGCGAGATCGACACCGCCTGGCTCGGCTCCAAGGGCGCCGACGCGCGCCCGCTGGAATTCCTCGTCGGCGAACTGGGCGGACCGGCCCAGCAGCACCGCCGCCTCTTCGTCGGCACCATCGACTCCCGCCCCGTCGGCTACATCTCCTACTCCCCGGTCTACGGCAGCAGGGCCGGCTGGATGCACGACCTGAGCCGGCGCATCCCCGACGGCACACCGGGCCTGATGGAAGCCATCAACTCCCACGTCATCGACATCTTCAGGGCCGAGGGCGCCCAGTGGCTGCACTTCGGCTTCACGCCCTTCACCGGCCTGGACGCCGCCAACGAACTGCCCGGCCACAGCCCGTCCTTCCAGTGGCTGATGCACTTCCTGTGGGAGCAGGGCGCCGCGCTCTACCCCGCCCAGACCCAGCTCGCCTACAAGGAGAAGTGGGCCCCCCAGGCGCCGATCACCGAATACGTCGCCTTCGACGGACCCGCCTCCGTCGCCGCGTTCGCGCACATCTTCCGCGCCTGCAACGCCTTCTGA
- a CDS encoding fatty acid desaturase family protein, with protein sequence MQSPNISETQSGTVRQLDTGLAVATGELSSQGASASFAELLKRVKAEGLLDLDTRYDYRRLALNMSLIAAGLVAFFLIGQSWWQMPVAVWMGLCGVQSAYMWHEVGHKAMFRDKRIGTLTAYFHANFFSGVSYAWWVNHHNRHHSHPNHISLDPDIGRRTAIFDIKQYATRTPVQRFIVRHQRVLFFLLLVLEGYKMEKTTIKELARSGAKHRHLEIGLVLLRTAIYLTAVFTVLTPLQAVAFILVQHAALGVYFGLMFAPNHKGMEVRDGEKETLDWLERQVLTSRNIRPNWWIDFLYGGLNYQVEHHLFPAMPQRNLARARELTREYCAERGIPYVEVSFWESYRQVATFLHEVSEPTRRKDKAAA encoded by the coding sequence ATGCAGTCTCCGAACATCAGCGAGACACAGTCCGGCACCGTACGGCAGCTCGACACCGGCCTCGCGGTCGCGACGGGGGAGCTGAGCAGCCAGGGCGCCTCCGCCAGCTTCGCCGAGCTGCTCAAGCGCGTGAAGGCCGAGGGGCTCCTTGACCTCGACACACGCTACGACTACCGCCGCCTCGCCCTGAACATGTCGCTCATCGCGGCCGGCCTGGTCGCGTTCTTCCTCATCGGCCAGTCCTGGTGGCAGATGCCGGTCGCGGTGTGGATGGGCCTGTGCGGGGTGCAGAGCGCCTACATGTGGCACGAGGTCGGCCACAAGGCGATGTTCCGCGACAAGCGCATCGGAACACTCACCGCCTACTTCCACGCCAACTTCTTCAGCGGTGTCAGCTACGCCTGGTGGGTCAACCACCACAACCGGCACCACAGCCACCCCAACCACATCAGCCTCGACCCCGACATCGGCCGCCGCACCGCGATCTTCGACATCAAGCAGTACGCCACCCGCACCCCGGTGCAGCGCTTCATCGTCCGCCACCAGCGAGTCCTGTTCTTCCTCCTCCTCGTCCTCGAGGGCTACAAGATGGAGAAGACCACGATCAAGGAACTCGCCAGGAGCGGCGCCAAGCACCGCCACCTGGAGATCGGCCTGGTCCTCCTGCGCACCGCGATCTACCTGACCGCCGTCTTCACCGTCCTCACCCCGCTGCAGGCCGTCGCCTTCATCCTCGTGCAGCACGCCGCGCTCGGCGTCTACTTCGGCCTGATGTTCGCCCCCAACCACAAGGGCATGGAAGTCCGCGACGGCGAGAAGGAGACCCTGGACTGGCTGGAGCGCCAGGTCCTCACCTCCCGCAACATCCGCCCCAACTGGTGGATCGACTTCCTCTACGGCGGCCTCAACTACCAGGTCGAGCACCACCTCTTCCCGGCGATGCCCCAGCGCAACCTGGCCCGCGCCAGGGAACTCACCCGCGAGTACTGCGCCGAACGAGGCATCCCCTACGTCGAGGTCAGCTTCTGGGAGTCCTACCGGCAGGTCGCCACCTTCCTGCACGAGGTGAGCGAACCGACCCGCCGCAAGGACAAGGCGGCCGCCTGA